TGCTCGTGATGCCGCCCGACTTGAAGCCCGAACTGCTGTCCGATTATCTCGACCCTGCGCTGCCGACGGTGCTGCTCAACTATGATGCGGGCTCGCTCGACCTGCCTTTCGTCGCGGTCGACAATTATCGCGGCGCCTATGCGATGACCGAGGCACTGCTCGCGCGCGGGGCGCGGCAGGTCGTTCATATCGCGGGGCCGAAGCATAATCGCGACGCGCGCGACCGGCAGCGCGGCTTCGTCGACGCGATGGCGAAAATCGGCGGCGTGCGAAATCCGGCGATCCTGCCCGGCGATTTTTCGGAAGAGAGCGGGCTGAAGGCCGCCGGGCTGCTTGTACAGGGGCAATTGCCCGCGGATGCGGTGTTCGCCGCAAACGACCAGATGGCTGTCGGTCTGATCGCAGGACTCGCCGAAGCGGGCAAGTCGGTGCCGGGCGACATCATGGTCGCGGGCTTCGACGATATCCCGCTCGCGCGACACCTCAATCCGTCGCTGTCGACGATGCAGGTCCATATCGACCGGTTGGGATCGACCGCGATGATGATGTTGCTGCGCATATTGCGCGGCGAGACGCTCGGCGCGGCAAGCGCAACGATCCTGACCCCTGCGCTGATCGCGCGCGGCACGACCGGCACCGTGGTTACGGCGCGCGGCGCACACGCATGACCCCTATGGGCGCCCGATGCAGTTAACGCGGCGCCAGATGACGGGCGCCCTGGCGGCGCTGCCCCTGCTCCCGATGCTCGGCGCATGCGAAGCACGGCACGGCGACGCATTGACGATCTGGGCAATGGGCAATGAAGGCGCGAACTTGCCTGCATTGCTGAAAGACCTTGCGCTGCCCGCGAGCATGCCGCCGATCAAGGTACAGCCGCTGCCATGGACCGCGGCGCACGAGAAATTGCTTACCGGCTTTGCCGGCGGCTCGCTGCCCGCAATCGGACAGGTCGGCAATAGCTGGATCGCCGAAATGGCCGCGATCGGCGCGATTGCGCCGGTGCCTGCGTCGGCCGAAGCGCTACTCGGCGACCAGTTCGCCGCGGTGGTCGACACCAATCGGATCGCGGGCAAAACCTGGGCGGTGCCCTGGTACGTCGACACGCGGCTGCAATTCTACCGCAAGGATCTGTTCGAGCGCGCGGGCTATGCCGCGCCACCGACGGGCTGGGACGCGTGGAAAGCGGCGCTACACAAGGTCAAGCAGCAAGCGGCCGACGGTAATTATGCCCTGCTTTATCCGCTCAACGAATATGAGCAGTTGACGACGCTCGCTCTGTCGGCGGGCGCGCGGATGCTGCGTGACGAGGGGTCGCGCGGCGCATTTTCTGACCCCGAATTCAAGGCAGCGCTGACTTTCTATAAGTCGCTGTTCGACGAAGGCCTCGCCCCTCGGGCATCGTCGGCGCAGATCGCGAACATCTGGAACGAGTTTGCACGCGGCTATTTCAGCGTCTTCCTGTCAGGCCCCTGGACGATCGGCGACCTCAACAATCGCCTGCCACCAGCGATGCGCGCGCGATGGGCCACAGCGCCCAACCCGGGGCCCGACGGTATTGGATCGGCCGCGCCGGGCGGATCGAGCCTTGTGGTCTTTGCCGGGACAGCGGACAGCGATGCGG
This sequence is a window from Sphingopyxis sp. USTB-05. Protein-coding genes within it:
- a CDS encoding LacI family DNA-binding transcriptional regulator; this encodes MATLRDVAREAGVSVATASRAINGLGNVTAPTKAAVMAAVKKLNFVPHSGARSLTRRKTDTVGVILPDLFGEFFSEIIRGIDLVAHESGMHLLLGNMHGSTHETAAAIAAMRGRVDGLLVMPPDLKPELLSDYLDPALPTVLLNYDAGSLDLPFVAVDNYRGAYAMTEALLARGARQVVHIAGPKHNRDARDRQRGFVDAMAKIGGVRNPAILPGDFSEESGLKAAGLLVQGQLPADAVFAANDQMAVGLIAGLAEAGKSVPGDIMVAGFDDIPLARHLNPSLSTMQVHIDRLGSTAMMMLLRILRGETLGAASATILTPALIARGTTGTVVTARGAHA
- a CDS encoding extracellular solute-binding protein, giving the protein MTGALAALPLLPMLGACEARHGDALTIWAMGNEGANLPALLKDLALPASMPPIKVQPLPWTAAHEKLLTGFAGGSLPAIGQVGNSWIAEMAAIGAIAPVPASAEALLGDQFAAVVDTNRIAGKTWAVPWYVDTRLQFYRKDLFERAGYAAPPTGWDAWKAALHKVKQQAADGNYALLYPLNEYEQLTTLALSAGARMLRDEGSRGAFSDPEFKAALTFYKSLFDEGLAPRASSAQIANIWNEFARGYFSVFLSGPWTIGDLNNRLPPAMRARWATAPNPGPDGIGSAAPGGSSLVVFAGTADSDAAWGVLTRLLAPAAQLRFHELTGSLPARRSVWREAGLATNPLVAPFATQLDRATALPKVPEWERIVTEMQVVAERMVRGQYSIDAAAAEIDRRADRLLEKRRWMLGKGKAL